One genomic region from Roseinatronobacter sp. S2 encodes:
- a CDS encoding acetyl-CoA C-acetyltransferase — protein MSTRTPQDVFLVDGARTPFLKVRGKRGPFTPVDLAVQCGRPLLARQNFAPDAFDMVILGCVNVIADEMNPARVVALRLGMGDAMVAFTVQINCGSGMQSIDTAFRAIREGSSDLILAGGAEALSHAPLVLRDDAVDWLAGMQTASGPLATAQNALQVRPKHLKPVVGLERGLTDPITDLSMGQTAEVLAHHFGITRTMADTYAVESHKRLAAAQQDGTLGDEVLPAFDRDGNVHRNDDGVRAGSSVDKLRKLKPVFEKPYGQVTAGNASQVTDGASWCILASADAVKRHNLTPIARLVDSEWTALDPSVMGLGPVMSATPLLSRHGYGSDDVDLWEINEAFAAQVLACLAAWQDPRFCRDVLRLKDSFGVIARDKLNIHGGAIALGHPVGASGNRIVLHLANALNAAGKTRGVATECIGGGQGGAMIVEVA, from the coding sequence ATGAGCACACGCACCCCGCAAGACGTTTTTCTGGTCGATGGCGCGCGCACGCCCTTTCTGAAGGTGCGCGGCAAACGCGGTCCATTCACCCCTGTTGATCTGGCCGTGCAATGTGGCCGCCCCCTGCTGGCACGCCAGAATTTTGCGCCCGATGCGTTCGACATGGTTATCCTTGGCTGTGTGAATGTCATCGCCGATGAAATGAACCCCGCCCGTGTTGTGGCCCTGCGGCTGGGCATGGGGGACGCGATGGTGGCGTTTACCGTGCAGATCAATTGCGGGTCGGGGATGCAGTCCATCGACACGGCCTTTCGCGCCATTCGCGAAGGGTCCAGCGATCTGATCCTTGCAGGCGGGGCAGAGGCATTAAGCCACGCACCGCTTGTGCTGCGCGATGATGCGGTTGACTGGCTGGCCGGAATGCAGACCGCATCCGGCCCCTTGGCCACTGCGCAAAACGCATTGCAGGTCCGGCCAAAGCATCTGAAGCCTGTTGTAGGGCTGGAACGCGGACTGACAGACCCGATCACGGATCTAAGCATGGGGCAAACTGCCGAAGTGCTGGCCCATCATTTCGGGATTACCCGCACAATGGCCGACACCTATGCGGTCGAAAGCCACAAGCGCCTTGCTGCGGCACAACAGGACGGCACCCTTGGTGATGAAGTTCTGCCCGCGTTTGACCGTGACGGGAATGTGCACCGCAATGATGACGGCGTGCGCGCTGGCAGCAGCGTTGACAAGCTGCGCAAACTGAAACCGGTTTTTGAAAAACCCTACGGGCAGGTGACAGCGGGCAATGCGTCACAGGTGACCGATGGTGCGTCATGGTGCATTCTGGCATCGGCGGACGCCGTCAAGCGGCACAATCTGACCCCGATTGCCCGTCTGGTAGACAGCGAATGGACAGCCCTTGACCCGTCTGTGATGGGGTTGGGACCGGTCATGTCGGCCACACCGCTGCTGTCGCGCCATGGTTATGGCAGTGATGATGTCGATTTATGGGAAATCAACGAAGCGTTTGCCGCGCAGGTGCTGGCCTGTCTGGCGGCATGGCAAGACCCGCGCTTTTGCCGCGATGTCCTTAGGCTGAAGGACAGCTTTGGCGTGATTGCGCGTGACAAGCTGAACATCCATGGCGGTGCCATTGCGCTGGGGCATCCGGTCGGCGCCAGTGGCAACCGGATCGTGCTGCATCTGGCAAACGCACTGAATGCGGCGGGGAAAACGCGCGGTGTTGCCACCGAATGTATCGGCGGCGGGCAAGGCGGCGCGATGATCGTGGAGGTGGCGTAA
- a CDS encoding 3-hydroxyacyl-CoA dehydrogenase NAD-binding domain-containing protein: MNTALQTYLKPSRLELGNCADTPASGHWRYSVDDDQIGWLVLDRTDASVNTISDIVLRELETLLDRIEADMPRALVLRSGKPAGFAAGADIHALAALDANETEQLLTDAHALLHQLDGLSCPTIAVVHGPALGAGFELALACDYRIAINGASFGLPEVQLGLHPGLGGTVRLPALIDPLQAMQMMLTGKTAHTARAKKLGIADMVIEERHLRRAIHAVVKGEVQQHKQGLTGKAFALAPARVLAAKNMRREVQKKAPQEHYPAPYALIDIWAQHGHDPIAMQKAEIASFAKLLQTDTCKNLMRAFMLRQRLKQGAKATDDIARVHVVGAGIMGAEIAAWVALHGKQVSVTDPDHDALGKMVAQATQICKDAHKDSLATRDTLDRLMPDPQGYGVRNADLVIEAGPEDPELKASIFADLGRDMKSGAILATNTSSLQLDGLCQHAPDKALFAGLHFFNPVSKVPLIEVVSHDKTAADTRDRLMAFCTAIGRLPVAVSDAPGFLVNRALMPYLLEALLLMDEGIPKDRIDRAALEFGMPMGPVTLADQVGLDICLDVAQSLNASLQTPIADIPPLLRDKVDAGDLGRKTGRGFYDWSNGTPKPQSNAAISAALTDRLILPMLNACAECLRKDVVGSVDDLDAAMIFATGFAPFRGGPMTYAQTRGFDTIRQRLGELEQAHGARFAPDPYWAEHA, encoded by the coding sequence ATGAACACGGCATTACAAACATACCTGAAACCATCCAGGCTGGAACTGGGCAATTGCGCAGATACGCCAGCCAGCGGGCATTGGCGATACAGCGTTGATGATGACCAGATCGGCTGGTTGGTGCTGGACCGCACGGATGCATCGGTCAACACCATTTCGGACATTGTGCTGCGTGAACTTGAAACCCTTCTTGACCGGATTGAAGCAGACATGCCCCGCGCGCTTGTCCTTCGGTCGGGCAAACCGGCAGGGTTTGCCGCAGGGGCCGATATTCACGCCCTTGCCGCATTGGATGCAAATGAAACCGAACAGCTTCTGACTGACGCACATGCGCTGCTGCACCAGCTGGATGGGTTGTCCTGCCCGACCATCGCGGTCGTTCATGGCCCTGCATTGGGCGCAGGCTTTGAACTGGCGCTGGCATGTGATTACCGCATCGCCATCAACGGGGCATCCTTTGGCCTGCCGGAAGTGCAACTGGGGCTGCACCCCGGTCTGGGCGGCACTGTGCGCCTGCCCGCGTTGATCGACCCGCTTCAGGCCATGCAAATGATGCTGACGGGCAAAACCGCCCATACCGCGCGCGCAAAAAAGCTGGGCATCGCGGATATGGTCATTGAAGAACGCCATTTGCGCCGCGCAATCCATGCGGTTGTGAAGGGCGAGGTGCAACAGCACAAGCAAGGGTTGACAGGCAAGGCATTCGCGCTTGCCCCTGCGCGTGTATTGGCCGCCAAGAATATGCGCCGCGAGGTGCAGAAAAAAGCCCCGCAAGAACATTATCCCGCCCCCTATGCGCTGATTGACATTTGGGCGCAGCATGGTCACGACCCGATTGCCATGCAAAAGGCGGAAATCGCGTCCTTTGCGAAGCTGCTGCAAACCGACACCTGCAAGAACCTGATGCGCGCTTTCATGCTGCGCCAAAGGCTGAAACAAGGCGCGAAGGCCACCGATGATATTGCCCGCGTTCATGTTGTGGGCGCAGGTATCATGGGCGCGGAAATCGCGGCATGGGTCGCATTGCACGGCAAGCAGGTGTCTGTCACCGACCCTGACCATGACGCGCTTGGCAAAATGGTCGCGCAGGCCACGCAAATCTGCAAGGACGCCCATAAAGACAGCCTTGCCACCCGCGACACGCTGGACCGCCTGATGCCCGACCCGCAGGGATACGGTGTGCGCAACGCCGATCTGGTGATCGAGGCGGGACCGGAAGACCCCGAACTGAAAGCAAGTATATTCGCCGATCTGGGCCGCGATATGAAATCTGGCGCGATTCTGGCCACCAACACATCCAGCCTGCAACTGGACGGGCTATGCCAGCATGCGCCCGACAAGGCCCTGTTTGCGGGGCTGCATTTCTTTAACCCCGTCAGCAAGGTGCCCCTGATCGAAGTGGTCAGCCACGACAAGACCGCTGCGGACACCCGCGACCGCCTGATGGCGTTTTGCACAGCAATCGGCCGGTTGCCGGTCGCCGTGTCCGATGCCCCCGGTTTTTTGGTGAACCGCGCGCTTATGCCCTATCTGCTGGAGGCGCTGTTGCTGATGGATGAAGGCATACCAAAAGACCGCATCGACCGCGCAGCCCTTGAGTTCGGCATGCCGATGGGGCCTGTCACGCTGGCCGATCAGGTGGGCTTGGACATCTGCCTTGATGTGGCACAAAGCCTGAATGCATCGCTGCAAACCCCGATTGCCGACATTCCGCCCCTGCTGCGCGACAAGGTCGATGCAGGCGATCTGGGCCGCAAGACGGGGCGCGGGTTTTACGACTGGTCAAACGGCACGCCCAAGCCGCAGTCCAATGCCGCAATAAGCGCCGCGTTGACCGACAGGCTGATCCTGCCAATGCTGAATGCCTGCGCCGAATGTCTGCGCAAGGATGTTGTGGGCAGCGTGGATGATCTTGACGCCGCGATGATCTTTGCCACAGGGTTTGCGCCGTTCCGTGGTGGCCCGATGACCTACGCGCAAACGCGCGGGTTTGATACCATCCGCCAGCGTCTGGGCGAGTTGGAACAGGCCCATGGCGCACGTTTCGCACCTGACCCCTATTGGGCCGAACATGCGTGA
- a CDS encoding acetyl-CoA hydrolase/transferase C-terminal domain-containing protein — MREATAQFTSDEPLVDWILQTVGHDLRVALPLGLGKPVTLVNALVRRACADPSIRLQIFTALTLERPTPSSDMERRFLEPALDRLFGDYPQIEYARLLRAGKLPDNIKVTEFFLQAPNWVKVQRVQQNYVSANYTHALDVLLAQKPNLVLQLLAMDGDTLSLSCNTDITADLLRLRREDRAAFTFVGQVHADLPFMSGPAVVDMSECAALHTPDTPPHALFSVVKQPVSLQDHAIALHTSRLIRDAGTLQIGIGQIGDAIANALILRQGDKVAPLWQSCPFPQANEFSETGPFQTGLYGLTEMLVDGMLALFERGIIRRDVDGAAIHAGFFLDSRDFYERLNALSPPERARIAMMPVSFTNSLLGSESAKRAARQHARFINSAMMVTLLGAVISDGTEDGKVVSGVGGQFNFVDQAFALKDARAIITLPATRRGKSGLTSNIRFSYGHVTIPRHMRDIVVTEYGIADLRGKSDADTIAALLEIADSRFQKELENTAKASGKLPASYRLPDTACNNTPKVLQNWLAPHRDTCLPRFPFGTDFTEIEQYLLPALAELRRASPHIPALLRLIMRGLRGQPARHEHDALDRMALSNPDGIKARATQLALRGALRQHEDPDTDAG, encoded by the coding sequence ATGCGTGAAGCGACTGCGCAATTCACATCAGACGAACCACTTGTCGACTGGATTTTGCAAACTGTCGGGCATGATCTGCGCGTGGCCTTGCCGCTTGGGCTGGGCAAACCCGTCACGCTTGTCAACGCGCTGGTGCGCAGGGCCTGTGCGGACCCGTCCATCCGGTTACAGATATTCACCGCATTGACACTGGAACGCCCGACCCCGTCATCGGACATGGAGCGCCGGTTTCTGGAACCGGCGCTGGACCGGCTGTTTGGCGATTATCCGCAAATCGAATATGCGCGGCTGTTGCGCGCAGGTAAGCTGCCCGACAACATCAAGGTAACCGAATTTTTCCTGCAAGCCCCGAACTGGGTCAAGGTGCAGAGGGTCCAGCAAAACTATGTATCGGCCAATTACACACACGCGCTGGACGTGTTGCTGGCGCAGAAACCAAACCTTGTATTGCAGCTTCTGGCCATGGACGGGGACACATTAAGCCTGTCATGTAACACCGACATCACCGCCGATCTGTTGCGACTGCGCCGCGAAGACAGGGCCGCATTCACCTTTGTCGGGCAGGTTCATGCTGATCTGCCGTTCATGTCCGGCCCTGCCGTGGTTGACATGTCGGAATGCGCGGCCCTGCACACACCTGATACACCGCCGCATGCGCTGTTTTCGGTCGTCAAACAGCCCGTCAGCCTGCAAGATCATGCGATTGCGCTGCACACATCACGGCTGATCCGCGATGCCGGCACGCTACAGATCGGCATTGGCCAGATCGGGGATGCCATCGCGAATGCGCTGATCTTGCGGCAGGGCGATAAGGTTGCGCCGCTGTGGCAGTCCTGCCCGTTTCCGCAGGCAAATGAATTCAGCGAAACAGGCCCTTTCCAGACCGGGCTTTATGGCCTGACCGAAATGCTGGTGGATGGCATGCTGGCTTTGTTCGAACGCGGGATCATCCGGCGCGACGTGGATGGTGCGGCCATTCATGCGGGGTTTTTTCTGGACAGCCGCGATTTCTATGAACGCCTGAACGCCCTGTCCCCGCCGGAACGCGCGCGCATTGCCATGATGCCTGTGTCATTCACCAATTCACTGCTGGGCAGCGAGTCCGCAAAACGTGCCGCACGCCAGCACGCCCGCTTCATCAATTCCGCAATGATGGTTACGCTGCTTGGCGCGGTCATTTCCGACGGCACCGAAGATGGCAAGGTCGTCAGCGGTGTGGGCGGTCAGTTCAACTTCGTTGATCAGGCCTTCGCGCTAAAGGATGCGCGCGCCATCATCACCCTGCCCGCAACCCGTCGCGGCAAATCCGGGCTGACATCGAATATCCGTTTTTCCTATGGTCATGTCACGATCCCCCGCCACATGCGCGATATTGTGGTTACCGAATACGGCATTGCCGATCTGCGCGGCAAAAGCGATGCCGACACTATTGCCGCGTTGCTGGAAATTGCCGACAGCCGGTTCCAGAAAGAACTGGAAAATACCGCCAAGGCGTCCGGGAAACTACCTGCATCTTACCGCTTGCCTGATACGGCGTGCAACAACACCCCGAAGGTGCTGCAAAACTGGCTGGCACCGCACCGTGACACCTGTTTGCCACGGTTCCCTTTTGGAACGGATTTCACTGAAATCGAGCAATATTTGCTGCCCGCGCTTGCCGAACTGCGCCGCGCATCGCCCCATATTCCGGCCCTTTTGCGCCTGATCATGCGGGGCTTGCGGGGCCAACCTGCCCGCCATGAACATGACGCGCTGGACCGCATGGCCTTGAGCAACCCCGATGGCATCAAGGCGCGCGCCACGCAACTGGCCCTGCGCGGTGCGCTGCGCCAACACGAAGACCCTGACACAGACGCCGGGTGA
- a CDS encoding ABC transporter permease subunit: MTAGSTQGHPPRKIARTKPLVIPPLARTLYLTSLWVPLIGLGLFFLYPLALIVQRSFVQRDGNLGLGNYIDVLSMGHILGVVRNSLVMSGLTTLICVLLGFAIAYLLQRTRARLRWVISIALLLPLLAPSLVQALGLIFLFGRNGLISQATGWNLQIYGLWGLVISNSMYALPQAVMIIQASLRQSDTRQYDAAMMLGATPWRRFVDITLPNARFGLLSAAFVCFTVTITDFGNAAVIGGNYRVLATEIYAQVVGQMNFNMGAVIGILLLIPTLMAFYIEKIAAQRHTSGATEGAMPVEPDRRLLRDIPLGILGYGTAFFLIAVVATVVYASFVTLWPYRLDLTLGNYNITAQGGYGPLWISLIVSTQAAVIGTLMLFMLVVSQRRLGRGMAKAVYLLAIVPVGVPGLVLGLAYVLSFNVAGAIPGMLYGTTLLIALCNFYHYHSQGFLTMVSGIRAVPAQLEETVTCIGGSTLQGMRDVILPIMLPTLVAVFFFLFMRSMVTLSAVIFLITPRLSVGAVSVLRLDQAGFATQAAAFSVCIMAVVLVALGMMKIALALVSRKPQVAQ; encoded by the coding sequence ATGACAGCCGGTTCGACACAAGGACACCCGCCCCGCAAGATTGCGCGCACGAAGCCGCTTGTTATTCCGCCTTTGGCACGGACCTTGTATCTTACCAGCCTTTGGGTGCCATTGATCGGCCTTGGGCTGTTTTTCCTTTACCCGCTTGCGTTGATTGTCCAGCGCAGTTTTGTGCAGCGCGACGGCAATCTGGGCCTCGGCAATTATATCGACGTCCTGTCAATGGGGCATATTCTGGGTGTGGTGCGCAATTCGCTGGTCATGAGTGGCCTGACCACGCTGATCTGCGTCTTGTTGGGGTTTGCGATTGCCTATCTTTTGCAGCGCACCCGCGCACGGCTAAGATGGGTGATTTCGATTGCGCTGCTTTTGCCGCTTCTGGCCCCGTCGCTTGTGCAGGCGCTGGGGTTGATATTCCTGTTCGGGCGCAATGGCCTGATCAGTCAGGCGACAGGGTGGAACCTGCAAATATACGGGCTTTGGGGGTTGGTTATTTCCAATTCCATGTATGCGCTGCCACAGGCCGTGATGATCATTCAGGCATCGTTGCGCCAGTCCGATACACGGCAATATGACGCGGCCATGATGCTTGGTGCAACGCCGTGGCGGCGGTTTGTCGATATCACCCTGCCGAATGCGCGTTTCGGGCTGCTGAGTGCTGCTTTCGTGTGCTTCACCGTCACGATTACGGATTTCGGGAATGCCGCAGTCATCGGGGGCAATTACCGTGTCCTTGCCACGGAGATATACGCGCAGGTTGTCGGGCAGATGAATTTCAACATGGGCGCGGTGATCGGCATTTTGCTGCTTATTCCCACACTTATGGCCTTTTATATCGAAAAAATTGCCGCGCAACGCCACACCAGCGGCGCGACCGAAGGCGCGATGCCGGTGGAACCGGACAGGCGGCTATTGCGCGACATACCCTTGGGCATTCTTGGCTATGGAACTGCATTTTTCCTGATCGCGGTGGTGGCCACAGTGGTTTACGCCAGCTTTGTCACGCTTTGGCCCTACCGGCTGGACCTGACCTTGGGCAATTACAACATTACCGCGCAGGGCGGGTATGGGCCGCTGTGGATTTCGCTGATCGTGTCGACACAGGCCGCCGTGATCGGCACGCTTATGCTGTTTATGCTGGTGGTATCGCAGCGCCGTCTGGGGCGTGGTATGGCAAAGGCGGTGTATCTGCTGGCCATCGTGCCGGTTGGCGTGCCGGGCTTGGTGCTGGGCCTTGCCTATGTGTTGTCGTTCAATGTGGCGGGGGCGATACCGGGCATGCTGTATGGCACGACGCTTCTGATCGCGCTCTGCAATTTCTATCACTACCATTCGCAGGGCTTCCTGACGATGGTATCCGGCATTCGTGCCGTTCCCGCCCAGTTGGAAGAAACCGTGACATGCATCGGGGGCAGCACGTTGCAGGGAATGCGCGATGTCATTCTGCCCATAATGCTGCCGACATTGGTTGCCGTGTTCTTTTTCCTGTTCATGCGCTCGATGGTGACACTCTCGGCGGTGATATTCCTTATAACACCGCGGCTTAGTGTGGGCGCCGTGTCCGTGTTGCGGCTGGATCAGGCAGGGTTTGCAACGCAGGCGGCGGCCTTTTCTGTGTGCATAATGGCGGTTGTTCTGGTTGCATTGGGCATGATGAAAATTGCACTGGCCCTTGTTTCGCGCAAGCCACAGGTCGCGCAATAG
- a CDS encoding ABC transporter ATP-binding protein, which yields MQLKIRNLEKYYGQFQALSDVDLDVGDEEFVCLLGPSGCGKTTLLRIIAGLEPYNAGTLELAGKDLSTVGAQNRGFGIVFQSYSLFQHMTVADNIGYGLRIRKTPPAERAAKVQKLMELVHLQSFAQRYPYQLSGGQQQRVAIARALAVDPALLLLDEPLSALDARVRNDLRLEIRDVQRRLRIPTIMVTHDQEEALIMADKIVCMNAGKIEQIGTPKEIYSRPRTRFVADFVGISNFLTPQLAQTVLPDLGSHAPDAQHLLALRPEDISVSMSDGAQACITHASFLGNVTRLTVDLGETTLLAESHHSQGLKTGDRVAISVAPDAGVWVRA from the coding sequence ATGCAGTTGAAAATCCGTAACCTTGAAAAATACTATGGTCAGTTTCAGGCATTATCCGACGTCGATCTGGATGTCGGGGACGAGGAATTTGTTTGCCTGCTTGGCCCTTCGGGTTGTGGAAAGACCACATTGCTGCGCATCATTGCAGGGCTGGAGCCATATAACGCGGGCACATTGGAACTGGCAGGAAAAGATCTAAGCACAGTCGGTGCGCAAAATCGCGGGTTCGGGATTGTGTTTCAATCCTATTCCTTGTTCCAGCATATGACGGTGGCCGACAATATCGGGTATGGGCTGCGTATTCGCAAAACCCCACCCGCCGAACGCGCAGCCAAGGTGCAAAAGCTGATGGAGCTTGTGCATCTGCAATCTTTTGCGCAGCGCTATCCCTATCAACTGTCCGGCGGGCAGCAACAACGCGTGGCAATCGCAAGGGCGCTTGCGGTGGACCCGGCCCTTCTGTTGCTGGATGAACCGCTATCCGCGCTGGATGCGCGGGTCCGCAATGATTTGCGTCTGGAAATCCGCGATGTTCAGCGCCGCCTGCGCATTCCCACGATCATGGTGACCCATGATCAGGAAGAGGCGTTGATCATGGCGGACAAAATCGTTTGTATGAATGCCGGAAAAATCGAACAGATCGGCACGCCAAAAGAAATCTATTCACGCCCGCGCACCAGATTTGTTGCAGATTTCGTGGGGATTTCCAATTTCCTGACGCCGCAACTGGCGCAGACGGTGTTGCCTGATCTGGGCAGTCACGCGCCGGACGCGCAGCATTTGCTGGCCCTGCGCCCCGAAGATATTTCGGTATCCATGTCGGACGGCGCGCAGGCCTGTATCACACATGCCAGCTTTCTGGGCAATGTGACGCGATTGACCGTCGATCTTGGTGAAACAACCCTTCTGGCAGAAAGCCATCACAGTCAGGGCCTGAAAACAGGCGACCGCGTTGCCATTTCGGTGGCGCCCGATGCCGGTGTCTGGGTGCGCGCATGA
- a CDS encoding ABC transporter substrate-binding protein codes for MRQTITRFSASLAVTGLLAAPAISGEITVYSALEDEEIAAYLEAAQEAMPDLTVNVLRLSTGNLGARLIAEAGNPQADVLWGFAVTNILNPAIYDLLDTHAPEGIDDLPAQFRDAENRWFAPIGYMGAFCVNTMRLEQIGAPMPQSWADLTDPAFEGEIVMPDPGSSGTGFLQISAILQGAGEEAGWQLIQDLDPNMAQYTTSGSRPCRMAQVGEYTVGASLSFVAMQGIEQGFPLEMVIPSDFAGFELEANALISGSSNADDARRFLDWTLSESAAQVYSENKALITLPGVPRSPLAAQAGLPEDLSEVLFPMDFATSGAERDVIIERWRELVGR; via the coding sequence ATGAGACAGACCATAACCCGGTTTTCCGCATCGCTTGCCGTAACCGGCCTTCTGGCTGCCCCCGCGATTTCAGGGGAAATAACTGTCTATTCCGCGCTGGAAGATGAGGAAATCGCGGCCTATCTTGAAGCCGCCCAAGAGGCGATGCCTGATCTGACAGTGAATGTCCTGCGTCTGTCGACGGGTAATCTTGGCGCACGCCTGATCGCCGAGGCGGGAAATCCGCAGGCGGATGTCTTGTGGGGCTTTGCGGTCACCAACATTCTAAACCCCGCCATTTATGACCTGCTGGACACGCATGCGCCCGAAGGTATTGACGATCTGCCAGCGCAATTTCGCGATGCCGAGAACCGCTGGTTTGCCCCGATTGGCTATATGGGCGCGTTTTGTGTCAATACCATGCGGCTGGAACAGATCGGCGCGCCAATGCCGCAGTCCTGGGCCGATCTGACCGACCCGGCATTCGAGGGCGAAATTGTCATGCCTGACCCCGGTTCATCCGGCACAGGGTTCTTGCAGATTTCTGCCATCCTGCAAGGCGCTGGCGAAGAAGCAGGCTGGCAGCTGATTCAGGATCTGGACCCGAACATGGCACAATATACCACGTCGGGATCACGGCCATGCCGCATGGCGCAGGTGGGTGAATACACCGTCGGGGCGTCCTTGTCCTTTGTGGCGATGCAAGGCATTGAACAGGGCTTCCCGCTGGAAATGGTTATCCCGTCGGATTTTGCCGGTTTTGAACTTGAAGCGAACGCCCTGATCAGTGGCAGCAGCAATGCAGACGACGCGCGCCGCTTCCTAGACTGGACATTGTCGGAAAGCGCCGCGCAGGTCTATTCTGAAAACAAGGCGTTGATCACCTTGCCCGGTGTTCCAAGATCACCGCTTGCGGCGCAGGCAGGACTTCCGGAAGATCTGTCCGAAGTGTTGTTCCCAATGGATTTTGCCACATCGGGTGCGGAGCGTGACGTGATAATTGAGCGTTGGCGCGAACTGGTCGGGCGCTGA
- the hisN gene encoding histidinol-phosphatase, with translation MEAMQYPSREIAGFAQDVARQAGMRALESFRKPVPVETKADASPVTEADRQTELFLRAAISERFPDHAIWGEEFGGASEPDGPLWVIDPIDGTRSFITGSPLWGTLLALFDGGKPRIGIIEMPALNERWVGQTGAGSWFSDKNESPKACHVRPCKNISEARFYTTSPRYFTTPERGAIEKICDKVDIARFGGDCYNYGMLASGQIDLVVESRLQPYDYLAVVPVIEEAGGIITDWAGAPLGLHSDGRVIAASTPDLHAAALEMLKV, from the coding sequence ATGGAAGCAATGCAGTATCCCTCTCGGGAAATTGCCGGGTTTGCGCAGGACGTGGCCCGACAGGCGGGCATGCGGGCGCTTGAATCGTTCCGCAAACCTGTTCCCGTTGAAACAAAAGCGGATGCCAGCCCTGTCACCGAAGCCGACCGGCAGACTGAACTGTTCTTGCGCGCAGCCATTTCCGAACGCTTTCCAGACCATGCCATCTGGGGCGAGGAATTCGGCGGCGCATCCGAACCTGATGGCCCGCTATGGGTCATTGACCCCATTGACGGCACGCGCAGCTTTATCACCGGATCGCCACTTTGGGGCACGCTTCTTGCGCTGTTTGACGGTGGCAAACCAAGGATTGGCATCATCGAAATGCCAGCGCTAAACGAACGCTGGGTAGGACAAACCGGGGCTGGCAGTTGGTTCAGCGACAAAAACGAAAGCCCCAAAGCCTGCCATGTCCGTCCGTGCAAGAACATTTCAGAAGCGCGGTTCTACACAACATCGCCAAGATATTTCACCACACCCGAGCGTGGCGCGATCGAGAAGATTTGCGACAAGGTCGACATTGCCCGTTTCGGGGGGGATTGCTATAATTACGGGATGCTTGCATCGGGCCAGATTGATCTTGTGGTGGAATCCCGTCTGCAACCCTATGACTACCTTGCCGTTGTTCCCGTAATTGAAGAAGCTGGCGGTATCATAACCGATTGGGCGGGTGCACCGCTGGGGCTGCATTCGGACGGGCGCGTGATTGCAGCGTCGACGCCCGATCTGCATGCCGCCGCACTTGAGATGTTGAAGGTGTAA
- a CDS encoding DeoR/GlpR family DNA-binding transcription regulator — MWQEERRQRLRALLATFGGVSVDRVTEEFGVSRETIRRDLLEMEQDGELKRVRGGAIPHAELREPPYAERQAVRLREKRQIAASAASLVESGQTLLLDAGSTTAILSERLSQLSGLTIITNSVDVASRIGTPDSTQDRRNKVVLIGGRFTAQPPATFGASAINEIMRYCADVAFLSPFGLDARAGATSYDPDEAEIARAMVACSKKTILLADYSKLGVVSRVSYCTVDALDTIILDRSARTNAEIENFKKTKAKIIFAQKRPA; from the coding sequence ATGTGGCAAGAGGAACGACGCCAGCGGCTGCGCGCGCTACTGGCCACTTTTGGCGGCGTTTCTGTTGATCGTGTGACCGAAGAATTTGGTGTCTCGCGCGAAACCATCCGGCGCGATTTGCTGGAAATGGAACAGGACGGCGAATTGAAACGCGTCAGGGGTGGGGCCATTCCGCACGCTGAACTGCGCGAACCCCCCTATGCCGAACGGCAGGCCGTCCGTTTGCGTGAAAAGCGCCAGATCGCCGCGTCCGCAGCAAGCCTTGTCGAATCCGGCCAGACGCTTTTGCTGGATGCTGGCAGCACCACCGCCATTCTGTCGGAACGGTTGTCGCAATTAAGCGGGCTGACGATCATCACCAATTCGGTAGATGTGGCCAGCCGCATCGGCACACCCGATTCCACGCAGGACCGGCGCAACAAAGTGGTGTTGATTGGTGGCAGGTTTACGGCACAACCGCCAGCGACCTTTGGCGCCAGCGCGATCAATGAAATCATGCGCTATTGTGCCGATGTCGCGTTTCTGTCGCCCTTTGGTCTGGATGCCCGCGCGGGCGCGACCAGCTATGACCCGGATGAAGCGGAAATTGCGCGCGCAATGGTGGCGTGCAGCAAGAAGACCATTCTGCTGGCCGATTATTCCAAACTTGGTGTTGTAAGCCGCGTTTCATATTGCACGGTTGACGCGCTTGATACCATAATTCTTGACCGCAGCGCCCGGACGAATGCCGAAATAGAGAATTTCAAGAAAACGAAGGCAAAAATCATCTTTGCTCAAAAACGCCCTGCCTGA